A stretch of Pogona vitticeps strain Pit_001003342236 chromosome 5, PviZW2.1, whole genome shotgun sequence DNA encodes these proteins:
- the LOC110085260 gene encoding 16 kDa beta-galactoside-binding lectin, giving the protein MACGLVATHLKIFPGDSVVVKGKILSGCQGFEVNLGKDCDNLVLHFNPRFDCKGDVNTIVLNSRKEGTWEEEKRESHFPFEQDSNTMVTFTFDANEIKVKLADEHELCFPNRLGLDNIEYIAVDGDFKIKVLKFA; this is encoded by the exons GGATTGGTTGCAACGCACCTGAAAATTTTTCCTGGAGACAGTGTGGTAGTGAAGGGGAAGATTTTGTCTGGTTGCCAAGG TTTTGAGGTGAATTTGGGCAAAGACTGTGACAATCTGGTGCTTCACTTCAATCCACGCTTCGACTGCAAGGGGGACGTGAACACCATCGTGCTCAACTCCAGGAAGGAAGGGACctgggaagaagagaagagggaaTCTCACTTCCCCTTTGAGCAGGACAGCAACACGATG gtcACCTTTACATTCGATGCTAACGAAATAAAAGTGAAACTGGCAGATGAACATGAGCTCTGCTTCCCTAATCGCTTGGGCCTTGATAACATTGAGTATATTGCAGTGGATGgagatttcaaaatcaaagtcctcaaATTTGCCTGA